One window of Camelina sativa cultivar DH55 chromosome 4, Cs, whole genome shotgun sequence genomic DNA carries:
- the LOC104782789 gene encoding transcription elongation factor B polypeptide 3-like isoform X1 yields MIKAGFGKAAMLFEGHTRKPPSLVDLCVRKAIDNVKYIGYVGGVDFHLLEQIMQHCTLEQLKHIEDSTQDTDLSPVTDNFWKGFYEKHFGEEALNDTMEGMKRNKVNFKWRDLYEAKVISVQEKEKEVVDRLKQRYKNEDERKQSRQTKVCSKAPPSKRPFWGNTASGYNLGHVKSNIMKKAKIDLLKSQEVKNLTAIKRNTIHKSSSVPTPKRTGLSANAPSTSRSIPYGGRNLTETKRNTIQKSFSISAPKRTGLTVNSPPISRSIPSGGQRLPPRKMNSVPGTAPSTSKNAASRQKNM; encoded by the exons ATGATTAAAGCAG GTTTTGGGAAGGCTGCGATGTTGTTTGAGGGGCATACCAGGAAGCCACCATCACTTGTTGATCTTTGCGTTAGGAAAGCCATTGATAATGTTAAGTACATTGGATATGTTGGTGGAGTTGATTTTCATCTCCTTGAACAGATTATGCAACACTGTACACTAGAACAACTGAAGCACATTGAGGATTCTACTCAA GACACAGATCTTAGTCCAGTCACCGATAATTTTTGGAAGGGATTCTATGAGAAGCACTTTGGTGAAGAGGCCTTGAATGATACTATGGAGGGGATGAAGCGGAATAAAGTTAATTTCAAATGGAGGGATTTATATGAG GCAAAGGTTATAAGCGtgcaagaaaaggaaaaggaagtTGTTGATCGACTGAAACAACGTTACAAGAACGAAGATGAAA GAAAACAAAGTCGACAAACTAAGGTCTGCTCGAAAGCTCCTCCAAGCAAAAGACCATTTTGGG GTAATACTGCATCAGGTTACAATCTTGGGCATGTGAAGAGCAACATCATGAAAAAGGCAAAAATAGATCTGTTGAAGAG TCAAGAAGTGAAAAATCTTACTGCCATTAAAAGGAACACGATTCATAAGAGTTCCAG TGTTCCTACTCCAAAGAGGACTGGCTTATCTGCGAATGCGCCTTCAACTTCGAGAAGCATTCCTTATGGTGGACGAAATCTTACTGAAACTAAAAGGAACACGATTCAAAAGAGTTTCAG TATTTCTGCTCCAAAGAGGACTGGCTTAACCGTAAATTCGCCTCCAATATCAAGAAGTATTCCTTCTGGTGGACAAAGGCTACCTCCAAGGAAGATGAACAGCGTTCCTGGAACTGCTCCTTCAACTTCGAAAAATGCAGCCTCCAGACAAAAGAACATGTAA
- the LOC104782792 gene encoding serine/threonine-protein phosphatase 5 isoform X3 codes for METKNENSDVLHAEEFKNQANEAFKGHKFSNAIDLYTKAIELNSNNAVYWANRAFAHTKLEEYGSAIQDASKAIEVDSKYSKGYYRRGAAYLAMGKFKDALKDFQQVKRLSPNDPDATRKLRECEKAVMKLKFEEAISVPVSERRSVAESVDFHTIEVEPQYSGARIEGEEVSLDFVKTMMEDFKNQKTLHKRYAYQIVLQTRQILLELPSLIDISVPNGKHITVCGDVHGQFYDLLNIFELNGLPSEENPYLFNGDFVDRGSFSVEIILTLFAFKCMCPSSIYLARGNHESKSMNKIYGFEGEVRSKLSEKFVDLFAEVFCYLPLAHVINGKVFVVHGGLFSVDGVKLSDIRAIDRFCEPPEEGLMCELLWSDPQPLPGRGPSKRGVGLSFGGDVTKRFLQDNNLELLVRSHEVKDEGYEVEHDGKLITVFSAPNYCDQMGNKGAFIRFEAPDMKPNIVTFSAVPHPDVKPMAYANNFLRMFN; via the exons ATGGAGACTAAGAATGAGAATTCTGATGTTTTACACGCCGAGGAGTTCAAAAATCAGGCTAACGAAGCTTTCAAAg GTCACAAATTCTCCAATGCTATTGATCTATATACAAAAGCTATTGAACTcaacagtaacaacgctgtgTATTGGGCAAACCGTGCATTTGCTCACACGAAACTGGAGGAATATGGCAGTGCGATACAGGATGCATCAAAGGCCATTGAAGTTGATTCAAAATACTCTAAG GGATATTACAGGCGTGGTGCTGCGTATCTTGCCATGGGAAAATTCAAGGACGCCCTGAAGGATTTCCAACAG GTAAAAAGGCTTTCTCCTAATGACCCTGATGCCACAAGAAAGCTAAGAGAATGTGAGAAAGCAGTGATGAAACTCAAATTTGAAGAAGCAATCTCCGTACCAGTATCCGAAAGGCGTTCAGTAGCTGAGTCCGTTGACTTCCACACAATAG AGGTTGAGCCACAGTATTCTGGAGCTCGGATTGAGGGAGAGGAAGTTTCCTTGGATTTTGTGAAAACGATGATGGAAGAtttcaagaaccaaaaaacattgcataaacg GTATGCATATCAAATCGTCTTACAAACAAGACAAATCTTGCTAGAACTGCCGTCTCTTATCGACATTAGCGTTCCAAATGGCAAACATATCACTGTATGTGGTGATGTGCATGGTCAG ttctatGATCTACTAAATATCTTCGAGCTCAATGGTCTCCCTTCTGAGGAGAATCCATACCTCTTCAACGGTGACTTTGTGGACAGAGGCTCATTCTCTGTTGAGATTATCCTCACACTATTTGCTTTCAAGTGCATGTGCCCATCAT CCATATATCTAGCCAGAGGAAACCACGAAAGCAAGAGCATGaataaaatttatggttttgagGGCGAGGTTCGATCCAAGTTGAGTGAAAAATTTGTGGATCTCTTTGCTGAGGTTTTCTGTTACCTACCGTTGGCTCATGTTATAAATGGGAAGGTCTTTGTGGTACATGGAGGTCTGTTCAGTGTTGATGGCGTGAAACTGTCAGACATCAGAGCTATCGACCGTTTCTGTGAGCCTCCAGAGGAAG GGCTAATGTGTGAACTTCTGTGGAGCGATCCTCAACCTCTCCCTGGAAGAGGCCCAAGCAAGCGAGGGGTTGGTCTATCGTTTGGTGGAGACGTGACAAAGAGGTTTTTGCAAGATAATAATCTAG AGTTGTTGGTCCGCTCACATGAAGTAAAAGATGAAGGCTATGAGGTTGAGCATGACGGTAAACTCATCACTGTCTTCTCTGCGCCAAATTACTGTGATCAG ATGGGTAACAAGGGGGCTTTCATTCGTTTTGAAGCTCCTGATATGAAGCCAAATATTGTTACATTCTCAGCAGTG CCTCACCCGGATGTGAAGCCAATGGCGTATGCAAACAATTTTCTCAGGATGTTCAACTAA
- the LOC104782792 gene encoding serine/threonine-protein phosphatase 5 isoform X1 — protein sequence METKNENSDVLHAEEFKNQANEAFKGHKFSNAIDLYTKAIELNSNNAVYWANRAFAHTKLEEYGSAIQDASKAIEVDSKYSKGYYRRGAAYLAMGKFKDALKDFQQVKRLSPNDPDATRKLRECEKAVMKLKFEEAISVPVSERRSVAESVDFHTIGNKPRSSFMPTKTALAAVVAAVMVVAVREFATTEILMVLVSVVLGAFWWGSSGKVEPQYSGARIEGEEVSLDFVKTMMEDFKNQKTLHKRYAYQIVLQTRQILLELPSLIDISVPNGKHITVCGDVHGQFYDLLNIFELNGLPSEENPYLFNGDFVDRGSFSVEIILTLFAFKCMCPSSIYLARGNHESKSMNKIYGFEGEVRSKLSEKFVDLFAEVFCYLPLAHVINGKVFVVHGGLFSVDGVKLSDIRAIDRFCEPPEEGLMCELLWSDPQPLPGRGPSKRGVGLSFGGDVTKRFLQDNNLELLVRSHEVKDEGYEVEHDGKLITVFSAPNYCDQMGNKGAFIRFEAPDMKPNIVTFSAVPHPDVKPMAYANNFLRMFN from the exons ATGGAGACTAAGAATGAGAATTCTGATGTTTTACACGCCGAGGAGTTCAAAAATCAGGCTAACGAAGCTTTCAAAg GTCACAAATTCTCCAATGCTATTGATCTATATACAAAAGCTATTGAACTcaacagtaacaacgctgtgTATTGGGCAAACCGTGCATTTGCTCACACGAAACTGGAGGAATATGGCAGTGCGATACAGGATGCATCAAAGGCCATTGAAGTTGATTCAAAATACTCTAAG GGATATTACAGGCGTGGTGCTGCGTATCTTGCCATGGGAAAATTCAAGGACGCCCTGAAGGATTTCCAACAG GTAAAAAGGCTTTCTCCTAATGACCCTGATGCCACAAGAAAGCTAAGAGAATGTGAGAAAGCAGTGATGAAACTCAAATTTGAAGAAGCAATCTCCGTACCAGTATCCGAAAGGCGTTCAGTAGCTGAGTCCGTTGACTTCCACACAATAG GAAACAAACCCAGATCATCGTTCATGCCCACCAAAACGGCTTTAGCAGCAGTTGTTGCAGCAGTAATGGTGGTGGCGGTCCGGGAATTTGCCACAACTGAGATACTCATGGTGTTGGTTTCGGTGGTATTAGGGGCATTTTGGTGGGGTAGCTCTGGTA AGGTTGAGCCACAGTATTCTGGAGCTCGGATTGAGGGAGAGGAAGTTTCCTTGGATTTTGTGAAAACGATGATGGAAGAtttcaagaaccaaaaaacattgcataaacg GTATGCATATCAAATCGTCTTACAAACAAGACAAATCTTGCTAGAACTGCCGTCTCTTATCGACATTAGCGTTCCAAATGGCAAACATATCACTGTATGTGGTGATGTGCATGGTCAG ttctatGATCTACTAAATATCTTCGAGCTCAATGGTCTCCCTTCTGAGGAGAATCCATACCTCTTCAACGGTGACTTTGTGGACAGAGGCTCATTCTCTGTTGAGATTATCCTCACACTATTTGCTTTCAAGTGCATGTGCCCATCAT CCATATATCTAGCCAGAGGAAACCACGAAAGCAAGAGCATGaataaaatttatggttttgagGGCGAGGTTCGATCCAAGTTGAGTGAAAAATTTGTGGATCTCTTTGCTGAGGTTTTCTGTTACCTACCGTTGGCTCATGTTATAAATGGGAAGGTCTTTGTGGTACATGGAGGTCTGTTCAGTGTTGATGGCGTGAAACTGTCAGACATCAGAGCTATCGACCGTTTCTGTGAGCCTCCAGAGGAAG GGCTAATGTGTGAACTTCTGTGGAGCGATCCTCAACCTCTCCCTGGAAGAGGCCCAAGCAAGCGAGGGGTTGGTCTATCGTTTGGTGGAGACGTGACAAAGAGGTTTTTGCAAGATAATAATCTAG AGTTGTTGGTCCGCTCACATGAAGTAAAAGATGAAGGCTATGAGGTTGAGCATGACGGTAAACTCATCACTGTCTTCTCTGCGCCAAATTACTGTGATCAG ATGGGTAACAAGGGGGCTTTCATTCGTTTTGAAGCTCCTGATATGAAGCCAAATATTGTTACATTCTCAGCAGTG CCTCACCCGGATGTGAAGCCAATGGCGTATGCAAACAATTTTCTCAGGATGTTCAACTAA
- the LOC104784375 gene encoding B3 domain-containing protein At3g25182-like, whose product MASYNEDFDVITEPQQQVEDEELEAKRELPERLKRKIMEMEGTEETLIMEKPLTKTDVDGDEKTKTYKRIKRDREGGLSVEVIDPRLKVWKLKIRGYYDMDKKKKTKKGESVMYLLAYKWNHVVKANGLKEGNNLQLWSFRSQQKLCLALVLH is encoded by the exons ATGGCATCTTACAATGAAGATTTTGATGTTATAACTG AGCCACAACAACAAGTTGAAGACGAAGAACTTGAAGCGAAGCGAGAGCTTCCCGAGAGGTTAAAGAGGAAGATAATGGAGATGGAAGGCACGGAGGAGACACTAATAATGGAAAAGCCATTGACTAAGACCGACGTGGATGGAG ATGAAAAGACAAAGACctataaaagaattaaaagggATAGAGAAGGAGGTTTAAGCGTGGAAGTGATCGATCCGAGGTTAAAAGTATGGAAGTTGAAGATAAGAGGATATTATGATAtggacaagaaaaagaagacgaagaagggtGAGAGCGTGATGTATCTGTTGGCGTATAAGTGGAATCATGTAGTTAAAGCTAATGGTCTTAAAGAAGGTAATAACTTGCAGCTTTGGTCCTTTAGGTCACAACAAAAGCTATGCCTTGCCCTCGTCTTGCATTAA
- the LOC104782792 gene encoding serine/threonine-protein phosphatase 5 isoform X2: METKNENSDVLHAEEFKNQANEAFKGHKFSNAIDLYTKAIELNSNNAVYWANRAFAHTKLEEYGSAIQDASKAIEVDSKYSKGYYRRGAAYLAMGKFKDALKDFQQVKRLSPNDPDATRKLRECEKAVMKLKFEEAISVPVSERRSVAESVDFHTIGNKPRSSFMPTKTALAAVVAAVMVVAVREFATTEILMVLVSVVLGAFWWGSSEVEPQYSGARIEGEEVSLDFVKTMMEDFKNQKTLHKRYAYQIVLQTRQILLELPSLIDISVPNGKHITVCGDVHGQFYDLLNIFELNGLPSEENPYLFNGDFVDRGSFSVEIILTLFAFKCMCPSSIYLARGNHESKSMNKIYGFEGEVRSKLSEKFVDLFAEVFCYLPLAHVINGKVFVVHGGLFSVDGVKLSDIRAIDRFCEPPEEGLMCELLWSDPQPLPGRGPSKRGVGLSFGGDVTKRFLQDNNLELLVRSHEVKDEGYEVEHDGKLITVFSAPNYCDQMGNKGAFIRFEAPDMKPNIVTFSAVPHPDVKPMAYANNFLRMFN, from the exons ATGGAGACTAAGAATGAGAATTCTGATGTTTTACACGCCGAGGAGTTCAAAAATCAGGCTAACGAAGCTTTCAAAg GTCACAAATTCTCCAATGCTATTGATCTATATACAAAAGCTATTGAACTcaacagtaacaacgctgtgTATTGGGCAAACCGTGCATTTGCTCACACGAAACTGGAGGAATATGGCAGTGCGATACAGGATGCATCAAAGGCCATTGAAGTTGATTCAAAATACTCTAAG GGATATTACAGGCGTGGTGCTGCGTATCTTGCCATGGGAAAATTCAAGGACGCCCTGAAGGATTTCCAACAG GTAAAAAGGCTTTCTCCTAATGACCCTGATGCCACAAGAAAGCTAAGAGAATGTGAGAAAGCAGTGATGAAACTCAAATTTGAAGAAGCAATCTCCGTACCAGTATCCGAAAGGCGTTCAGTAGCTGAGTCCGTTGACTTCCACACAATAG GAAACAAACCCAGATCATCGTTCATGCCCACCAAAACGGCTTTAGCAGCAGTTGTTGCAGCAGTAATGGTGGTGGCGGTCCGGGAATTTGCCACAACTGAGATACTCATGGTGTTGGTTTCGGTGGTATTAGGGGCATTTTGGTGGGGTAGCTCTG AGGTTGAGCCACAGTATTCTGGAGCTCGGATTGAGGGAGAGGAAGTTTCCTTGGATTTTGTGAAAACGATGATGGAAGAtttcaagaaccaaaaaacattgcataaacg GTATGCATATCAAATCGTCTTACAAACAAGACAAATCTTGCTAGAACTGCCGTCTCTTATCGACATTAGCGTTCCAAATGGCAAACATATCACTGTATGTGGTGATGTGCATGGTCAG ttctatGATCTACTAAATATCTTCGAGCTCAATGGTCTCCCTTCTGAGGAGAATCCATACCTCTTCAACGGTGACTTTGTGGACAGAGGCTCATTCTCTGTTGAGATTATCCTCACACTATTTGCTTTCAAGTGCATGTGCCCATCAT CCATATATCTAGCCAGAGGAAACCACGAAAGCAAGAGCATGaataaaatttatggttttgagGGCGAGGTTCGATCCAAGTTGAGTGAAAAATTTGTGGATCTCTTTGCTGAGGTTTTCTGTTACCTACCGTTGGCTCATGTTATAAATGGGAAGGTCTTTGTGGTACATGGAGGTCTGTTCAGTGTTGATGGCGTGAAACTGTCAGACATCAGAGCTATCGACCGTTTCTGTGAGCCTCCAGAGGAAG GGCTAATGTGTGAACTTCTGTGGAGCGATCCTCAACCTCTCCCTGGAAGAGGCCCAAGCAAGCGAGGGGTTGGTCTATCGTTTGGTGGAGACGTGACAAAGAGGTTTTTGCAAGATAATAATCTAG AGTTGTTGGTCCGCTCACATGAAGTAAAAGATGAAGGCTATGAGGTTGAGCATGACGGTAAACTCATCACTGTCTTCTCTGCGCCAAATTACTGTGATCAG ATGGGTAACAAGGGGGCTTTCATTCGTTTTGAAGCTCCTGATATGAAGCCAAATATTGTTACATTCTCAGCAGTG CCTCACCCGGATGTGAAGCCAATGGCGTATGCAAACAATTTTCTCAGGATGTTCAACTAA
- the LOC104782791 gene encoding protein TOO MANY MOUTHS-like has translation MTMKRAFLSPSSLLFFLLITSLFLCQGNRVSASMPPSESETLFKIMESMSSDQQWRQSHPNPCAPGSSWPGIECKTGPDHLSHVSRLDFGSAPNPSCKPSASFPSSIFSLPFLQSVFFFNCFTHFPTTIIFPIKLLPNSSLQQLSLRSNPSLSGQIPPRISTLKSLQILTLSQNRLTGDIPPAVFSLKSLVHLDLSYNKLTGKIPLQLGNLNSLVGLDLSYNSLTGTIPPTISQLSMLQKLDLSSNSLFGKIPEGVEKLRSLSFMALSNNKLKGAFPKGISKLQSLQYFIMDNNPMSVALPVELGFLPKLQEVQLENSGYSGVIPDSYTKLMNLSSLSLANNRVTGEIPSGFESLPHVFHLNLSRNLLIGVVPFDSSFLRRLSKNLDLSGNRGLCLKPEDEFSVVKTGVDVCGKNITSGGAGTLMQQPKKKSQAASSRYYRSCFFSSALFQFALFLGLHQRLVL, from the coding sequence ATGACGATGAAGAGAGCTTTTCTATCTCCTTCCTCACTGCTCTTCTTTCTCCTGATAACATCACTCTTCCTCTGTCAAGGAAACAGAGTCTCTGCCTCAATGCCTCCATCTGAGTCAGAAACTCTCTTCAAGATCATGGAGTCAATGTCGTCTGATCAACAATGGCGTCAGTCCCACCCAAATCCTTGCGCACCTGGCTCATCTTGGCCAGGCATTGAGTGCAAAACCGGTCCAGACCACTTGTCACACGTCTCTCGACTCGATTTCGGCTCTGCTCCAAACCCTTCTTGTAAACCCTCTGCTTCTttcccttcttcaatcttctctctcccttttcttcaatcagtcttcttcttcaactgcTTCACTCACTTCCCAACCACAATCATCTTCCCTATTAAGCTCCTCCCTAACTCCTCTCTTCAACAGCTTAGCCTCAGATCAAACCCTTCTCTCTCAGGCCAAATCCCTCCTCGCATCTCTACTCTCAAATCTTTACAAATCCTCACCCTCTCGCAAAACCGGTTAACCGGAGATATCCCTCCGGCGGTTTTCTCACTGAAAAGCCTCGTACATCTCGATCTCAGCTACAACAAGCTCACTGGTAAGATTCCTCTGCAACTAGGGAATCTCAATAGCCTCGTCGGCTTAGATTTAAGCTACAATTCGTTAACCGGTACAATCCCACCCACGATCTCGCAACTCAGTATGCTTCAGAAACTCGACCTGAGCTCGAACTCTCTCTTCGGCAAAATCCCAGAAGGAGTAGAAAAGCTTCGTTCTTTATCATTCATGGCGTTAAGCAACAACAAACTCAAAGGAGCTTTCCCAAAAGGAATCTCGAAACTTCAGAGTTTACAGTACTTCATAATGGATAACAACCCAATGTCCGTTGCTCTCCCCGTTGAGTTAGGGTTCCTACCTAAACTCCAAGAGGTCCAACTCGAGAATTCAGGATACTCCGGCGTGATCCCGGATAGTTACACCAAGCTCATGAACCTTAGCTCGTTGTCTCTGGCTAACAACAGAGTAACTGGGGAGATCCCATCTGGGTTTGAGTCTTTGCCTCACGTTTTCCATCTGAACCTCAGCAGGAACTTGCTGATCGGCGTCGTGCCGTTCGACTCGAGTTTCTTAAGACGGTTGAgtaaaaatttggatttgagCGGGAACAGAGGGTTGTGTCTGAAGCCAGAGGATGAGTTCAGTGTCGTTAAGACTGGAGTTGATGTCTGCGGGAAGAATATTACTAGTGGTGGAGCTGGAACGTTGATGCAGcaaccaaagaagaaatcaCAAGCTGCTTCTTCTCGGTATTATAGATCTTGTTTCTTCTCAAGTGCTCTGTTTcagtttgctctgtttctgggGTTACATCAACGATTGGTTCTCTAA
- the LOC104782789 gene encoding transcription elongation factor B polypeptide 3-like isoform X2, with product MLFEGHTRKPPSLVDLCVRKAIDNVKYIGYVGGVDFHLLEQIMQHCTLEQLKHIEDSTQDTDLSPVTDNFWKGFYEKHFGEEALNDTMEGMKRNKVNFKWRDLYEAKVISVQEKEKEVVDRLKQRYKNEDERKQSRQTKVCSKAPPSKRPFWGNTASGYNLGHVKSNIMKKAKIDLLKSQEVKNLTAIKRNTIHKSSSVPTPKRTGLSANAPSTSRSIPYGGRNLTETKRNTIQKSFSISAPKRTGLTVNSPPISRSIPSGGQRLPPRKMNSVPGTAPSTSKNAASRQKNM from the exons ATGTTGTTTGAGGGGCATACCAGGAAGCCACCATCACTTGTTGATCTTTGCGTTAGGAAAGCCATTGATAATGTTAAGTACATTGGATATGTTGGTGGAGTTGATTTTCATCTCCTTGAACAGATTATGCAACACTGTACACTAGAACAACTGAAGCACATTGAGGATTCTACTCAA GACACAGATCTTAGTCCAGTCACCGATAATTTTTGGAAGGGATTCTATGAGAAGCACTTTGGTGAAGAGGCCTTGAATGATACTATGGAGGGGATGAAGCGGAATAAAGTTAATTTCAAATGGAGGGATTTATATGAG GCAAAGGTTATAAGCGtgcaagaaaaggaaaaggaagtTGTTGATCGACTGAAACAACGTTACAAGAACGAAGATGAAA GAAAACAAAGTCGACAAACTAAGGTCTGCTCGAAAGCTCCTCCAAGCAAAAGACCATTTTGGG GTAATACTGCATCAGGTTACAATCTTGGGCATGTGAAGAGCAACATCATGAAAAAGGCAAAAATAGATCTGTTGAAGAG TCAAGAAGTGAAAAATCTTACTGCCATTAAAAGGAACACGATTCATAAGAGTTCCAG TGTTCCTACTCCAAAGAGGACTGGCTTATCTGCGAATGCGCCTTCAACTTCGAGAAGCATTCCTTATGGTGGACGAAATCTTACTGAAACTAAAAGGAACACGATTCAAAAGAGTTTCAG TATTTCTGCTCCAAAGAGGACTGGCTTAACCGTAAATTCGCCTCCAATATCAAGAAGTATTCCTTCTGGTGGACAAAGGCTACCTCCAAGGAAGATGAACAGCGTTCCTGGAACTGCTCCTTCAACTTCGAAAAATGCAGCCTCCAGACAAAAGAACATGTAA
- the LOC104782787 gene encoding peroxisomal membrane protein 2-like, with product MDALGGYGGAGGFWGWNGFDQRRKKKPSGDRGKKRNSGSSDSVDVSRDAGGYRFPLKQAVTAGALTFTGDTIAQLSGRWKKRAALKQSSSELDEGELWNIFSEHDWIRALRMSSYGFLLYGPGSYAWYQFLDHSLPKPTATNLVLKVLLNQVILGPSVIAVIFAWNNLWLGKLSELGNKYQKDALPTLLYGFRFWVPVSILNFWVVPLQARVAFMSMGSVFWNFYLSSTMSK from the exons ATGGACGCATTGGGAGGTTACGGCGGCGCTGGTGGTTTCTGGGGATGGAATGGATTCGATCAACggagaaaaaagaaaccttCCGGCGATAGAGGCAAAAAAAGGAATTCTGGATCTTCGGATTCCGTCGACGTGAGCAGAGACGCCGGCGGTTATCGGTTTCCTTTGAAGCAAGCTGTGACGGCCGGCGCACTCACTTTCACCGGTGACACGATTGCTCAGCTATCTGGGAGATGGAAAAAGAGAGCCGCTCTGAAACAATCATCTTCTGAGCTTGACGAG GGGGAGTTGTGGAACATTTTCTCAGAACATGACTGGATTCGTGCCTTGCGGATGAGTTCTTACGGGTTTCTCTTATATGGCCCTGGCTCTTATGCATGGTATCAATTCCTTGACCATTCTTTGCCTAAACCAACTGCCACAAATCTAGTGCTTAAG GTTCTGCTTAACCAAGTGATACTTGGTCCATCTGTGATTGCTGTTATATTTGCTTGGAACAACTTGTGGCTGGGAAAGCTCTCTGAGCTGGGAAACAAGTATCAGAAAGATGCTCTTCCAACACTTCTATATG GGTTTCGCTTCTGGGTCCCCGTTAGCATACTTAACTTTTG GGTAGTTCCGCTTCAAGCTCGTGTAGCGTTCATGTCCATGGGGTCGGTGTTTTGGAACTTCTACTTATCTTCAACTATGAGCAAGTAG
- the LOC104782790 gene encoding citrate synthase 3, peroxisomal: MELSDRVRARLAVLSAHLTEGKQDSPAIERYCTSADTSVAAAPHGSLKGSLTIVDERTGKKYKVPVSEDGTVKAVDLKKIATGKEDKGLKLYDPGYLNTAPVRSSISYIDGDEGILRYRGYPIEEMAENSTFLEVAYLLMYGNLPSESQLSDWEFAVSQHSAVPQGVLDIIQSMPHDAHPMGVLVSAMSALSIFHPDANPALRGQDIYDSKQVRDKQIIRIIGKAPTIAAAAYLRMAGRPPVLPSGNLSYAENFLYMLDSLGNRSYKPNPRLARVLDILFILHAEHEMNCSTAAARHLASSGVDVYTAVAGAVGALYGPLHGGANEAVLKMLAEIGTVENIPEFIEGVKNRKRKMSGFGHRVYKNYDPRAKVIKNLADEVFSIVGKDPLIEVAVALEKAALSDDYFVKRKLYPNVDFYSGLIYRAMGFPPEFFTVLFAIPRMAGYLSHWKESLDDPDTKIMRPQQVYTGVWLRHYTPVRERILTDESKESDKLGQVSTSNASRRRLAGTSV, translated from the exons ATGGAGTTATCAGATAGAGTTAGAGCTCGACTAGCTGTTCTCTCAGCTCATTTGACGGAAGGGAAACAGGATTCTCCGGCGATCGAGCGATATTGCACGTCGGCGGATACGAGTGTCGCCGCCGCACCCCATGGATCACTTAAGGGAAGCCTGACGATCGTAGACGAACGTACCGGAAAGAAGTATAAAGTTCCGGTCTCAGAGGATGGTACTGTTAAAGCCGTTGATCTCAAAAAG ATAGCTACGGGGAAGGAGGACAAGGGGCTTAAATTATACGATCCTGGTTACTTGAACACGGCTCCGGTTCGGTCTTCGATATCTTATATCGATGGAGATGAAGGTATCCTCCGTTATCGTGGCTACCCTATTGAGGAAATGGCTGAGAACAGCACTTTTCTGGAGGTTGCTTATCTTCTCA TGTATGGGAATCTGCCCTCTGAAAGTCAACTATCTGATTGGGAGTTTGCAGTTTCACAGCACTCAGCTGTGCCACAAGGAGTCTTA GATATTATACAGTCCATGCCTCATGATGCACACCCAATGGGAGTTCTTGTGAGTGCAATGAGTGCGCTTTCCATCTTTCATCCTGATGCAAATCCTGCTCTTAGG GGCCAGGATATTTACGATTCAAAACAAGTTAGAGATAAACAAATTATTCGCATTATTGGAaag GCACCAACAATTGCAGCAGCTGCTTATCTGAGGATGGCAGGGAGGCCTCCTGTTCTTCCTTCAGGCAACCTTTCTTATGCAGAGAATTTCCTCTATATGTTGGATTCCCT GGGAAATAGATCCTACAAACCTAATCCTCGACTGGCTCGGGTTTTAGACATCCTCTTCATACTGCATGCTGAGCATGAAATGAACTGCTCCACTGCTGCTGCTCGACATCTGGCCTCTAG CGGTGTTGATGTGTACACTGCTGTTGCTGGAGCTGTGGGAGCGCTTTATGGTCCACTTCACGGTGGTGCAAACGAG GCTGTGCTTAAAATGTTGGCTGAGATTGGGACTGTTGAAAATATTCCAGAGTTCATCGAGGGTGTGAAAAACAG gaagaggaagatgtctGGTTTTGGACACCGTGTATACAAAAACTATGACCCTCGAGCTAAAGTCATCAAGAACCTGGCTGATGAAGTATTTTCCATTGTTGGAAAGGATCCACTAATTGAG GTTGCTGTTGCACTTGAGAAGGCAGCTCTCTCTGACGATTACTTTGTTAAGAGAAAGCTTTATCCAAATGTTGATTTCTACTCTGGATTAATATACAG GGCAATGGGATTTCCACCAGAGTTCTTCACGGTCTTGTTTGCGATTCCTCGTATGGCTGGATACTTGTCCCATTGGAAAGAGTCGCTGGATGATCCTGACACCAAGATCATGAGACCACAACAG GTGTACACGGGCGTGTGGCTGAGGCATTACACACcagtgagagagagaattttGACGGATGAGTCAAAGGAGTCAGACAAATTGGGTCAAGTCTCGACTTCAAATGCATCAAGAAGACGTTTGGCTGGAACTTCAGTTTAG